A segment of the Juglans regia cultivar Chandler chromosome 15, Walnut 2.0, whole genome shotgun sequence genome:
GTGCGACACCAGACGACGCAGCACGACACAAGGATCCTCCATGCGCTAGGAGGGAGCTAAGCAGGCACCAACTCAAAGAAGCCCAGCAGCTCTCACTCAGGTCGATAGAAGGGCAGGCCGAGGCCACAGGAGAACATGGCGGGGTACACCGCAACCTTGGTGGCGTAATTCTCATAATCTACCGCCCTTTCAGTAGGAGGAGGCACTACGAATTTCACCGTCCGAGGAACCCTATAGGTCTCCTTAACGTCTCTTGTTCAACAGAAGTCACCTCTGAACGTCACAAGAAACTTGCAAACTCCTCTGGAACGGTGCCTCCTTGACTGTCGGCAGCACGGGCAGTGTCAGAAAGTTGCGATGATTTATTGGGAGCCATTGGTAATCACATTGAAAGAAGATAAGCTAGGGGAACGATGCAAAGAGAGGTGTTTGAAAGTggaaaaagaacacaaaataccAAGTTGAAGAGGGAATGAGCAAAGTAACCTATAGCTGAGAGGAAAAAGGGCTTTATATAGGTAAGATTGACGGTTGATATCCCAAGGCAGTAGGAACTCACGCGCCCCGCTGAGTACCATAATCCCACGATTGACGCGATTCCAACAGATCGTATCCAATGACGTGGAGTAATGATGAAGGGATTGAAGGAGCATCATTTGATGCGAAACATTACTGTcaaaatacatccatgaaaGCTGAAGACAAACCGTTGGAAGATATAGAGTAAAGACAAAAATCTCACTCGGACATAGCTGGGGAACAGGAATGCAACAGGCGAGCACCAAAAAGTCCGCAAACCTCGCCCCAGGAAAGAAAAGGTTGTGTAGTCTCAAGTGTAAAAATTGATTAACCAAGGGAGCAAAGGGAGAATTCTCCTCAGACCCATCCGAGAGGAATTGGTGGGGTAACTATAAGGGAATTTTTTTCACTTCACAAGCCCACTGGGTCTCAGCCCGATACCCAGCCCCAAGGTCCAAACTTACGCGTGAAGCAAGGCGCTTATAAGGAAAAGTAATCAGGAGACTGATTGGACGAATAGGCCTAACATCGCTCGGCCATGCTTTGATCATGGGGACTTGTACAGGGCAGAATAGGAAAGACGGAGAACTCTCAATTCTCTAACATGGGAACATCAAAGGACCACTAAGGATAAAACAAATCAGGGAACCATATCGCATCAATGGCACCACTACCCAAACTACACGTCACATTAATGATGTCGTCGTAGAGCTACACCACATTAAAGAACCCTGACAAAAGGAACAGTGTAAAGGATATAGACTCCATAGGGGCAGATACGATCTATCCCACTTCCTGGCTCCCGATATAAATAGCAATTCGTTGGTACGAGTAACGTTCTTTGATCCCTAGGCTCTCTCCTAGTtgctttttctctatttttgtaaGCCCAGTTTCAAAGACGTGAATTGTTGAAACCTAAGTCAAAGGCGTACGAAACACGACAGTAACAagttagattttattatatattttatatcttaacattgACATAGGTATTGTTCACACgcattatttcatataaaatttcacaatatatatctatcctctcttaagaatatatatatatatatatatatttataagagagGTGTGATTCTTTATTTATTGGGATAGGAGATCACATtccacaataattaattaatgaattaatataaaaaaaaataagaagccGACATGCACTTTAGTAGAAGTGAGAAAAGCAACTTGTGGGTTAGATTGTGTTTGgttcacaaataatttattattatttataaattatttttttattattttttattttttattattaattacatGATCATCTCAACATTCTAACGTACTCTTaattaaaggagaaaaaaaaaagaaaaaaagaaaagaaaagaaaagcaggTGGTAAGTTGGAGGAAAGGAACATGCGTGCATAGTAATTGCATAATTAGAACACCAACGAACATCAAACTGTCCCATGGTCGGTGGTGTGTCAGCCACTATCTatctatttctctttttctagaTTACATCGAACATTAATGTGTCCTTAATAGATTTCCCCACACATCAacctttttggtttttttttagaaacttCTCACCATTCCAAACATATTTTGGTTGGTGCCATTAGCTGCTCTGTGATCATAGGGAaagaaagaagcaaaaaaaTCATGCTCCCAGCTCCACAATTAATTAAAGTGctccatttcttaaaaaaaaaaaaacaaaaacaaaacaaaacaaaaacaaaaacaaaaatcaaaatcaaaagcacTTTTCTCACTTGGTAGATATGGTATTTTCCatcaattttagattttttttttaaaaaaaaaaaattaaggttaaCTAAtgcaaaattattaaatgaatttttaacGGTTTTGCAAATTAAGATTTAgattttcaacttttacaaaattgataaataaataaattaaaaaattatttttatcagtcactatttattattctacattctataaaaaaaaaacatgtgtgAAATGTGAGTAAAGGATGCatagtatttttcaaataaatttaaaacgaCGATCGGAGATTAGGTATCTTCGTCAATCtcctttataaaattaatagtatGCCATATGTTAGCCTTGGATTGGCTGGCACATTAGAATTAATATGTCAGGTTAGGCATTAGTTTTCCAAAAAGAGATTGACGAAGattgtgagttttttattttttatttatttttatgcatcaATTTTTCAAAGATGAAAAACATATACCTCGATttgcaaaaacataaaaacccaggtaataattttaaaattaatttcgaaaacaattcaaaagactctttatggtctcaaaaaaaaaaaagtgtgcaaGATAATAGTGTGACATAGAGTTTtctaggccctgtttggattgaTAATTAAGAtgtaataaattgagatagttttaaatgagttaaataaaatattatttaaatattagtttttaatattattattttaaaatttaaaaaatttgaattatttattatattttatataaaaatttaaaaaaattataataatgatataaaatgagttgaaatcacttctcaatccaaaccggcaTAAGTTACACCTgcctataaaaattatatatgttgaaatcacttaaattattttccaattGTGATTAAAGAGAAGATTATCCAAAACGTTTCTACTATCAGGCTGAAGAAAAAGTGCATGTTGGGGAGCTGATCAATAATTTCTGTTGAATGTAtttttgcattcaaaacccTCGTGAGGTTAATGAGGCTGGAAACTGCAAATTTGAATTGATTACCCAAACCCTTCTGTCCATTGATACGTCCAAGTAAGTACTATAGGTATTCATTTTTgcccaaaaaccaaaacaaaacagtgaaaacaagaacaagaacttaattgatgatgatggttCCAAAGAATTTGCCTTTCTCAAAGTAGATACTGTAGTATAAAACTCCTGAAAAGGATGTCCTTGTCCATTTTGTTTCACCCCATTTTTGTCCAACGAAAGACCAAAAGATTTACAGAGCcaccaacaaacaaaaacataacCTACCTAAAGAAACCACCTTCTGGTCATTTTTCTATGAAACCCTATGCCACTGATCTTCAATGTCCACTAAATACTGACCCACAAAAGAAGGCAACTTTGACCCACAAAGGTTCGAACGATACGGCCACTTCCCCAGAATTTCGAAAACCCTACCAAAACCCAGAAAAGAGTGAGGAAAAAGCATTTTCTGGAAATGGTAAAATGCTGCACTATTTGTCTAGACCTTGGCCGGGGGTTGAAATAGAAAGGTCAGGCGAAGCAAAGGAATCCCCGCCATCAACCAGTCCGCCTTGATCATCAGCACCGCTCACCTGCCAGGTGCCGTACGCTGCGGAAGCCAGCGAAGTTCCGATGCCACTCCCGCCGCCAAAGTCACCGACTTCAGGAAATGCCCAAGCCCCAGCTCCGGCCAACCCAAGACTCATCTCTTCGAAACCAGGTATTGTTGACCCGTACCCGTACGTCCCGCTCAGCCCCAAGAACCCGGCCGGACCCTGCGAGTTCAGCAAGAAGTTGAAGCTCCCAACGGCACCACCCACTGTCGCCACGTTCTCGTTTAGGTTCACATCGTGCGAGACCATCTCGGGTAAAACCGGACTGGTATTGGAGGGTAAGGCCTCACTGTTCACGGCAGATGAAGACGAAGAAGACGAGCAAGATGAAGTACTAGTATTAGAGCGAGAGCGCTTGGCTATACTCTTGCGGGTGCCACCCCCAACGGGGACGTTGCGGAGGGTCCCGCCCTGGGTCCAGTAGCGGCGGCAGGACTTACAGAAATGGCGGGGCTGTGAAAGGTTGTAGTTGTTGTAGTAGCAGAACTTGGTGGAGGTGGAACCGCAACGAGGACAAGGGAGGGGCTGAGTCTGTGGCGGTGGAGGATAACCGAAGCTTTGCTGGAGCCTCGCCGCCGGTTTTTCATCGGCGGTCTCGGATGGCATTTTTGTAGGGCGTGCAGCTGGTATATGTTTTGGgctttgttttttcttggttCCTTGGAAGAAATGTGGAACAAGAAGACAAAACTATGCAGAGAGGGGAAGATTCAAGATTGTTaaagaacaaacaaacaagGCGCGACGAGCAGATGTCTTGGAAGTAGTGAGTGGGATTTTATACccacagggagagagagagagagagagagagagactgtaAACAGGTGAAACCGGGAAAGGATGGAGCTGCTGAGTACCTTCAAAGAGTGGGGAATTTTGGATAGCTGGCCAGCTGTGTTGCAATCGGTGGTTTGTAGACTTGTAGTACCGTACTCCGTAAAGTGTTATAAGGCTCGACGCGTGGCTCAATTAATAGAGAAcattcaattatgaaattatttttattataaaataaatatgataaattatattatagatcataaaaaattacattattttataaatttctttttataaatttcttttatatatgtaatacttctcttttatttatttttaatttggattattttgagattgattaataatataaacttttttatataaaattctaaaactttcttttttttatttcttcttttccttaaaAATGAATTGGCCAAAatgatcttgatttttgtttaaaaaattttacatacCACACTTGTATCCCACAATATCTATCCGATTATGATGAGTAGATATTGTACATTAACCTttgaattttcctttttatttagaagccatgccaaacaatttaaataatttattaattaaaaat
Coding sequences within it:
- the LOC108992337 gene encoding dof zinc finger protein DOF1.6-like gives rise to the protein MPSETADEKPAARLQQSFGYPPPPQTQPLPCPRCGSTSTKFCYYNNYNLSQPRHFCKSCRRYWTQGGTLRNVPVGGGTRKSIAKRSRSNTSTSSCSSSSSSSAVNSEALPSNTSPVLPEMVSHDVNLNENVATVGGAVGSFNFLLNSQGPAGFLGLSGTYGYGSTIPGFEEMSLGLAGAGAWAFPEVGDFGGGSGIGTSLASAAYGTWQVSGADDQGGLVDGGDSFASPDLSISTPGQGLDK